From the Phyllobacterium sp. T1293 genome, the window CAGATGATCGACGGGACGAGGTGTGCGGGGAGAGATTGTGGTCATGGGTAAAGGGTGTGCCTCAATGCTGATTGCAATTCAAGCCACACCCTTCTTCTGATCAAACCAATCGGCTCTGATCCATTGCCGCCTGAATGAAGGAGGCAAACAGCGGATGCGGTTCGAACGGGCGAGATTTGAGTTCTGGGTGATACTGAACGCCGATAAACCACGGATGGTCAGGGTATTCGATGGTTTCAGGCAGAACACCATCCGGCGACATGCCCGAAAATACCAGACCACACTCTTCCAGACGGTCCTTATAATCGATGTTCACTTCGTAGCGATGACGATGCCGCTCGAAAATATCCGTCGACCCATAAATATCGGCAATGCGGGTTCCGGATTTCAGCATGGCTTCATAGGCGCCCAGACGCATGGTGCCGCCGAGATCGCCAGCCTGCGTGCGTTTTTCCAGCATATTGCCTTTGAGCCACTCGGTCATCAGACCGACGACGGGTTCCGTGGTCGGGCCGAACTCGCTTGACGATGCTTTTTCGACGCCAGCCAGTGAACGGGCTGCCTCAATCACCGCCATCTGCATACCGAAGCAGATACCGAAATACGGAACTTTTTTCTCACGGGCGAATTTTGCCGCCAGAATCTTGCCTTCCGAACCACGCTCGCCAAAGCCACCAGGTACCAGAATGCCATGCACCTTCTGCAGATAGGGCGTCGGGTCTTCCTGTTCAAAGATTTCCGATTCGATCCAGTCCAGATTGACCTTCACCTTGTTGGCCATGCCGCCATGGTGAAGCGCTTCGATCAGCGATTTGTAGGCATCTTTCAGGCCGGTATATTTGCCAACAACGGCAATAGTGACCTCGCCTTCCGGATTGTGAATACGGCTGCTTACCTCGTCCCAACGTTCCATGCGGGGCTTGGGTGCAGGATCAATGCCGAAAGCTGCCAGAACTTCCGAATCAAGACCTTCCTTGTGGTAGGCCATCGGAACATCATAGATCGTATCGACATCCAGCGCCTGAATAACCGCCGATGAGCGGACATTGCAGAACAGCGAAAGCTTGCGGCGTTCAGATTCAGGAATCTCACGATCCGCGCGAATGAGCAGAATATCAGGCGCAATACCGATGGAACGTAGTTCCTTGACGGAATGCTGGGTTGGTTTGGTTTTCAGTTCGCCCGCTGCGGGGATATAGGGCATCAGGGTCAGATGGATATAGACAGCGCTGCCGCGTGGCAGATCATTGCCCAGCTGACGGATTGCTTCCAGAAACGGCATCGCTTCGATGTCACCAACGGTTCCACCGATTTCGCACAGGACAAAATCATAGTCCTGATTGCCATCCACGATGAAATTCTTGATCTCGTCGGTGACGTGCGGAATCACCTGAACAGTCGCGCCGAGGTAATCACCCCTGCGTTCCTTTTCGATGATGTTCCGGTAAATGCGTCCGGTGGTGATATTATCCTGCTTATTGGCAGGACGCC encodes:
- a CDS encoding CTP synthase — encoded protein: MARYVFITGGVVSSLGKGIAAAALAALLQARGYRVRIRKLDPYLNVDPGTMSPYQHGEVFVTDDGAETDLDLGHYERFTGRPANKQDNITTGRIYRNIIEKERRGDYLGATVQVIPHVTDEIKNFIVDGNQDYDFVLCEIGGTVGDIEAMPFLEAIRQLGNDLPRGSAVYIHLTLMPYIPAAGELKTKPTQHSVKELRSIGIAPDILLIRADREIPESERRKLSLFCNVRSSAVIQALDVDTIYDVPMAYHKEGLDSEVLAAFGIDPAPKPRMERWDEVSSRIHNPEGEVTIAVVGKYTGLKDAYKSLIEALHHGGMANKVKVNLDWIESEIFEQEDPTPYLQKVHGILVPGGFGERGSEGKILAAKFAREKKVPYFGICFGMQMAVIEAARSLAGVEKASSSEFGPTTEPVVGLMTEWLKGNMLEKRTQAGDLGGTMRLGAYEAMLKSGTRIADIYGSTDIFERHRHRYEVNIDYKDRLEECGLVFSGMSPDGVLPETIEYPDHPWFIGVQYHPELKSRPFEPHPLFASFIQAAMDQSRLV